Part of the Betaproteobacteria bacterium genome, CTTGTCGGCGGCCAGGCGCCCTGCCGCTTCGGCCGAGCCACGCACGAGGATCACATCGCCCTCGGCGATGGTGGTGCGCTCGCGTGCCCCTCGTTTCACGTCGCTCTGAATCGAGACGATGCTAAGACCCGGGTAATCGCCGAGCGCGATGGCCGAACGCGTGATGCCGACGTACGGCGACGTATCCCTGACCCGCAGGCGCAGCAATCCGTCCGCGATGCGATACTGCTCGACCAGCGTGTGCGCATGCCGGCTGAAGTCCGCCGGCAGCGCTTCGCCGTTGCGCTCGGGCAGCAGATAGCGGCCGAGCAGCACGATGATCGTCAGCGTGCCGAGGACGAGCGGGATGCCCGCCGCGGCAAACTCGAAGAAGCCGAAGGCGCCGACTCCGGCATACTCGGCGGCGTTCGACATGAGCACGTTCACCGGTGAGCCGACCAGCGTCATCAGGCCGCCCGCGCTCGCCGAGAACGCGAGCGGCATCGCGATGCGCGAGATCGGCAGGCCGACCCGCATCGCCGCCACCACGGCCACCGGCAGCAGCGCCGCAACGGCGCCGATGAAGCTCATCGCCGCGGTGAAAAGCACGCAGACGAGCATCACCAGCACGAGCAGCCGCGTGTGGCTCGCGCCCGCCCTTCGTATCAGCATCTGTCCGGCCCATGTCGTCACCCCGGCCGCCTCCAGACCGGCGCTGATGACGAAGAGCGTGGCGATGAAGATCACCACCGGGTCGCCGAGACCGGCGAATGCCGCCCCGGCATCGAGCACTCCGGTATAGAACAGCGCGAGCGCCACACCGAGTGCCACGACGGCGACCGGCACGCGGTTCCACACGAACAGTCCGACAGCGACGATCAGGATCGTGAAGGTGATGGCAATGTCACTCATGCTTTCGTCCTGTCATCCGGGCGGCCGACATCCGCTGGTTTGCGCCCGCGCCGACACGATGCGCGCGTCACGGCACCACGGTGAGGAAGAGAAAGGCGGCGAACAGCACGAGCTGCACCGCTCCCTGCATCATGTTGGCACGGCCGGTGCCCACACCGATGCTGCCGATGACCAGGGTGAGCGCGAGCAGCACCACGTCCTTCGGCTCGATGCCGAGCACGAGCGGCAAGTCGAAGGCGAGGCAGAGCACCACGACGATCGGGGTCGTGAGCCCGATCGTGGCCAGCGCCGAGCCGAGCGCGAGGTTGAGGCTCGTCTGCAGACGGTTGGCGAGCGCCGCGCGCAATGCCGCCACGGTTTCCGGCATGAGCACGACGAGTGCGATCACGACACCGATCACCGCGAGCGGCAAACCGGCGGAGCGCACCGAGGCCTCGACCGTCGGCGAGAGCACCTTGGCCAGACCCACGACGCCGACCAGCGATACCAGGAGCAGTCCGAAGCTCGCCCAGGCCCGGCTGGTGGTGGGCGGAGCCGCATGCTCGGAGGCGTCTGCTGCTGCACTCTTCTTCGGCAGA contains:
- a CDS encoding SLC13 family permease, with product MSDIAITFTILIVAVGLFVWNRVPVAVVALGVALALFYTGVLDAGAAFAGLGDPVVIFIATLFVISAGLEAAGVTTWAGQMLIRRAGASHTRLLVLVMLVCVLFTAAMSFIGAVAALLPVAVVAAMRVGLPISRIAMPLAFSASAGGLMTLVGSPVNVLMSNAAEYAGVGAFGFFEFAAAGIPLVLGTLTIIVLLGRYLLPERNGEALPADFSRHAHTLVEQYRIADGLLRLRVRDTSPYVGITRSAIALGDYPGLSIVSIQSDVKRGARERTTIAEGDVILVRGSAEAAGRLAADKHLAPCAQAAAGDVASTLFNRESGLAEVVIPPRSNLIGRTVFPGMVTRDGDLIVLAVQHRGEDLGAQPTALAAGDHVLLQGTWEGLDRKLADPEVLFVDSPDLVRRQAVALGPGAKRAIAVLALLILLLASGLVPSVVAGVTCACAMVLLGVLTIPQAYRGIDWNTLILLGGMIPLSTAMTTSGAADMMAEHLLALVGDGGPRALLGGLFVLTLVLGQLISNTATALIIAPIAAAASVELGISPRPVLMSIAVAAAASFFTP